The genomic interval TGACCACTGCGACCAATCGCCTGAGCTAAGTTGTCCGCTTCGACAGCAATGTCCATCGTGTGGCTGTCTTCATCAACGATGATTGAAGCCACTTCGGCAGGCGCCATCGCATTGATCACGAATTGCGCTGGGTTGTCGTCCCATAAAACAATATCGATACGCTCGCCGCCGATCTCACCAGAGACAGCTTGAACACGAGCACCGCGCATACCGACACATGCACCAACTGGGTCAATACGCTTATCATTGGTTTTAACCGCAATTTTAGCACGTGAGCCCGGATCGCGAGCCGCACCGCGAAGTTCAATTAACTCTTCACCGATTTCGGGTACTTCGACACGGAATAGCTCAGACAACATCTCAGGCTTAGAGCGCGTGATAAACAACTGGAAGCCACGAGCTTCCGGTTTTACTGCGTACAAGAGACCGCGAACGCGATCGCCTGGGCGGAAGTTTTCACGTGGCAGTTGGTCTTCACGAAGAATGACCCCTTCCGCGTTGTTACCCAAATCAATAACGACGGTTTCGCGGTTGACTTTTTTTACGACACCGGTAACCAACTCGCCTTCATTGTCGATAAATTGCTCAACAATTTGTGCGCGTTCAGCTTCGCGAACTTTTTGTACGATCACTTGCTTCGCCGTTTGCGTCGTAATGCGATCGAACTTGACTGATTCGATTTGATCTTCAACAAATTGACCTAATTCGATCTCTTCGTCGTCGTATTGCGCGGCCTCAAGAGAGATTTCCTTAGTTGGGAACTCAACCTCTTCGACGACCAACCAGCGACGGAAAGTATCAAACTCACCGGTTTTGCGATCAATAGCAACACGAACATCAATTTCTATTTCGTATTTTTTCTTGGTTGATGTTGCCAATGCGGTTTCAAGTGCTTCAAAAATACGCTCACGAGGAACTGCTTTCTCGTTAGAAACCGCCTCAACAACCGCTAAGATTTCTTTACTCATTGTGTCTTGCCTCTAAGACTTAAAATTTAGGGATAAGATTTGCTTTAGAAATATTGCTCAACGCAAATTGTTCGGATTGCCCATCGACCAGTACAGTGACTGTCTCGCCTTCTACAGCGTCAATCACACCTTTCCACTTGCGACGATTTCCAACGGCCATTTTGAGAACAACATTGACCTCGTGACCTAAAAACTGCTGGTAGTGTGCAGCTTTAAAGAGTGGTCTTTCCATACCTGGTGAAGACACTTCCAGGTTGTAAGCCACTGTAATTGGATCTTCAACGTCCAATACCGCACTGACTTGATGACTCACTTCTGCACAATCATCGACATTAATGCCGTTTTCATGATCAATATAAATACGCAAAGTCGAGTGCTCACCAGCACGAATAAACTCTAATCCAACCAACTCATAACCTGATGCAGCCACAGGAGCTTCAAGCATTTCAGTAAGTTGTCTTTCTAAACCAGTCATTTAAACCACTCCAGAAACAAAAAAAGGGCTCAGAGCCCAATCAAAATTACCAAGCAACTTCTGAATTTCTTCAGATAATAAAAAACCCCGAAAGTCGGGGTTTTTAGTTGCTGGACCCTGAATCGTTGAGTTAATAAAACGTAAACTCAACTGCAATACCATGCGATAGCGGTATTGCTACAAACTTGTTAGGTTCGGCAAAGTTTGGTTGCGGGGGCCGGATTTGAACCGACGACCTTCGGGTTATGAGCCCGACGAGCTACCAAACTGCTCCACCCCGCGTCCGACTTGAGTGCATTATACGCACTGACAAGTGATTTACAAGTTTGTCAAGAATAATGGTGCCGAGAGAGGGACTCGAACCCTCACACCTAAGGCACTAGCACCTCATGCTAGCGTGTCTACCAATTTCACCATCTCGGCACAAAAATCTTTATTGAGGAATCTCGTCACTCGAAGGTGCAGAAGATTCGCTCGATTTATCAGTCAAAGCATCTTGAATCAAAGGTTGAACAGATTGGTTCAACGATGGGTCAAGCCATTCTGATGCGTCTTTGTGAGTAGACATGTTGCCTAGTACAAGACTGATAATAAAAAATGCAGTTGCAAAAATTGCAGTCATTCGGGTTAAAAAGTTACCAGAGCCGCCAGAGCCAAACACTGAGTTTGAAGCACCTGAACCGAATGAGGCTCCCATATCTGCGCCTTTACCTTGTTGAATCAACACCAGGCCAATAACAGCAAGCGCCGCCAACAGGTAAATCACAAGTAGAGCTGTAAACATAACGTCCACCTATGTTCCAAATTGTTGAGCCAGCGCCGTTCAAAACACTCTGTTAGGAACAAGGCTAGCGCCTCTACTTTAAGAGGCGGAGGCAATACTATCGAAAGCCCATAGCGCTGACAAGGGAAAAATAACAAAAAAACCAACCACTGACATCAAACGGTCAAAAATAACACAACAAAGAGCGAATGTGTTCAGATTTTAACAGTTTGCTTTTACCGCAGTGGCAATATTCTCGGCGCTTTGCTCCACCAGAGCCCGGTCTTCCCCTTCTACCATAACTCGGATCAATGGCTCAGTGCCGGACTTTCTCAATAACACGCGTCCTTTATCGGCTAGATTGCGCTCCACCTCTGCCACGGCCTGGGTAACCGCCGGCGCCGTTAATGGATCAATATCACCACTAAAACGTACATTGACAAGAACTTGCGGGTAAAGCGTCATACCACAAGCCAATTCATGCAGGGTCATCTCACTGCTCACAACACAAGATAAAACCTGTAAGCCAGCGACTATCGCATCCCCTGTGGTGACCTTGTCGAGCAAAATGATATGGCCTGAGTTTTCTGCGCCAATTTTCCAACCTTTTTGTTGCAGTTTTTCCATCACATAACGGTCACCCACCGCAGCGCGGGTGAAAGGAATACCCAACTGTTTGAGGCCTTTCTCCATCCCCATATTGGTCATGAGCGTTCCGACAACACCGCCTTTTAGCTCCCCGCGACGCAGTGCTTCTCGCGCAATTAAATACGCAATTTGATCACCGTCGATTTTCTCGCCTTTTTCATCGACCATGATCAAGCGATCGCCATCGCCATCAAAAGCTAGGCCTAGGTCTGCTTGTTCTGAGATAACGCGCTGTTGCAGCGCAGCGACATCGGTAGCACCAACTTTATCGTTAATGTTTGTACCATTAGGCTCAACCCCCATGCCAATGACTTCAGCTCCTAACTCGCGAAAGACACTCGGTGCGATATGATAAGTGGCACCATGAGCGCAATCGACGACGATTTTCAGTCCCTTTAGGCTTTGCTGATTGGGAAACGTGCTCTTACAAAACTCAATGTAGCGCCCTGCAGCGTCAACGAGTCGCTCTGCTTTGCCGAGATCAGCAGACTGAACACACTCAATGGTTTTATTCAACTCAGCCTCGATTTCCAACTCGATTTCGTCTGGCAATTTAGTCCCTTCCGACGAAAAGAACTTAATACCATTGTCGTAATATGGATTGTGTGACGCTGAAATGACAATACCCGCTTCAGCGCGAAAAGTCTGGGTCAAATAAGCAATGGCAGGGGTAGGCATCGGCCCTGTTAGTACCGCCTTTAGGCCTGCAGCGGCGAGCCCTGCCTCAAGAGCTGACTCTAACATATAACCTGAGATGCGCGTGTCTTTACCGATGATGACTTTTTTGGTGCCTTGCTTGGCCAATACTCGGCCAGCCGCCCAGCCCAGTTTCAGTACAAAATCAGGGGTAATAGGATACTGACCCACTTCGCCTCGAACACCATCGGTTCCAAAATACTGTCTTTCGTTAGACTGTGACATAATTCGCCTTAACTTGTTTTGTTTTCTTGCATCGTTCGAATAATGGCCATCGCTTCCAAGGTTTCTTGAAAGTCATGAACTCTAATAATATGTGCCCCTTTGAGCACAGCGAGTGTGGCGCAGGTGACGCTACCGACCATACATTGCGACGGTTGCTTTTCTAGTAGTTTAAAGATCATAGATTTGCGTGACATCCCAGCCAACACCGGCAGGTTAAATTTATGAAATTTTTCTAAATTCGCCAACAGATGATAATTGTGTTGTAACGTTTTTCCAAAACCAAAACCAGGGTCGAGAATCAAGTTCTCTCTTGGAATACCGGCCTGTTCACACGCCGACACACGTTCAGTTAAAAAATCCTCGACGTCTTGAAAGACATCGCGGTATTGAGGGGAAACTTGCATGGTTTGCGGTTGCCCTTGCATGTGCATAATACACACCGGCACCTGTGCTTTGGCTGCCACCGCCATCGCGCCAGGCATAGTTAATGAACGGACGTCATTGATGAGATCAGCCCCGGCCTCCACCGCTTGTTTCATTACCTCAGCTTTACTGGTGTCGACAGAGATCCACACGGATGAGAATGCCCGGATCGCTTTAATCACAGGGATCACTCGAGCTAACTCTTCTTCTTCACTGACCCATTCCGCGCCTGGACGAGTTGATTCTCCGCCTATATCGATAATGGTGACACCGGCCTCAATCATGGCTTTGGCATGGGCGACTGCGGCTTCGGTTTGACGATACAAGCCGCCATCAGAAAAAGAATCTGGGGTGGTATTGACTATCCCCATCACTTGGGGAGTGGTGAGATCGAGCGTTTTGTTTTTTGATTTAATCTGCATGTGTTAACTCAGCATAACGACAAAAAACCCCGAGCGTGACTCGGGGTTTTTAATGAGGAAGAGATTACTGTTTGTTCTCTGAATCCTCTGTTGAAGATTCAGGTGAAGACTTATCACTGTCAGAAGTGTCTGTCTTATTCGTCTCTTCTACTTGTTGGGAGGTAGGCTCCGCTTTCGCTACTGGCGCAGTACTGTTGGCAGCCGCTTCATCTTTTTCAACCCAACCAGCAGGCGGGCGAATGTCAGACTTACGAGCCATCAAATCGTCAATTTGGCCAGCATCAATGGTTTCGTATTTCATCAACGCATCTTTCATTGCATGCATAATGTCCATATTCTCTTCAAGAATACGCTTAGCACGGTCGTAGTTGCGGTCGATAATTTGACGAATTTCATCGTCGATTAACTTCGCGGTATCATCAGACATGTGTTTGGTTTGTGTCACACTGCGCCCGAGGAAAACTTCCCCTTCCTCTTCAGCGTACAACAACGGACCCAATTTATCTGAAAAGCCCCATTGAGTGACCATCTTACGTGCAATATCGGTTGCACGCTCAATATCGTTTGATGCACCGGTAGACACTTTATCAGCGCCGTAAATGAGCTCTTCTGCCAGGCGGCC from Vibrio sp. HB236076 carries:
- the secG gene encoding preprotein translocase subunit SecG; the encoded protein is MFTALLVIYLLAALAVIGLVLIQQGKGADMGASFGSGASNSVFGSGGSGNFLTRMTAIFATAFFIISLVLGNMSTHKDASEWLDPSLNQSVQPLIQDALTDKSSESSAPSSDEIPQ
- the folP gene encoding dihydropteroate synthase, coding for MQIKSKNKTLDLTTPQVMGIVNTTPDSFSDGGLYRQTEAAVAHAKAMIEAGVTIIDIGGESTRPGAEWVSEEEELARVIPVIKAIRAFSSVWISVDTSKAEVMKQAVEAGADLINDVRSLTMPGAMAVAAKAQVPVCIMHMQGQPQTMQVSPQYRDVFQDVEDFLTERVSACEQAGIPRENLILDPGFGFGKTLQHNYHLLANLEKFHKFNLPVLAGMSRKSMIFKLLEKQPSQCMVGSVTCATLAVLKGAHIIRVHDFQETLEAMAIIRTMQENKTS
- the nusA gene encoding transcription termination factor NusA; this translates as MSKEILAVVEAVSNEKAVPRERIFEALETALATSTKKKYEIEIDVRVAIDRKTGEFDTFRRWLVVEEVEFPTKEISLEAAQYDDEEIELGQFVEDQIESVKFDRITTQTAKQVIVQKVREAERAQIVEQFIDNEGELVTGVVKKVNRETVVIDLGNNAEGVILREDQLPRENFRPGDRVRGLLYAVKPEARGFQLFITRSKPEMLSELFRVEVPEIGEELIELRGAARDPGSRAKIAVKTNDKRIDPVGACVGMRGARVQAVSGEIGGERIDIVLWDDNPAQFVINAMAPAEVASIIVDEDSHTMDIAVEADNLAQAIGRSGQNVRLASQLTGWELNVMTVEDLQKKHAEESEASIENFMKYLDIEEDFAQLLVEEGFSTLEEVAYVPVNELLDIDGLDEDLVEELRGRAKNALTTIALAKEEAYGDVEPADDLLALEGLERELAFKFAAKGIITLEDLADQGIDDLEGIDGLTEERAGELIMAARNICWFGEDA
- the glmM gene encoding phosphoglucosamine mutase gives rise to the protein MSQSNERQYFGTDGVRGEVGQYPITPDFVLKLGWAAGRVLAKQGTKKVIIGKDTRISGYMLESALEAGLAAAGLKAVLTGPMPTPAIAYLTQTFRAEAGIVISASHNPYYDNGIKFFSSEGTKLPDEIELEIEAELNKTIECVQSADLGKAERLVDAAGRYIEFCKSTFPNQQSLKGLKIVVDCAHGATYHIAPSVFRELGAEVIGMGVEPNGTNINDKVGATDVAALQQRVISEQADLGLAFDGDGDRLIMVDEKGEKIDGDQIAYLIAREALRRGELKGGVVGTLMTNMGMEKGLKQLGIPFTRAAVGDRYVMEKLQQKGWKIGAENSGHIILLDKVTTGDAIVAGLQVLSCVVSSEMTLHELACGMTLYPQVLVNVRFSGDIDPLTAPAVTQAVAEVERNLADKGRVLLRKSGTEPLIRVMVEGEDRALVEQSAENIATAVKANC
- the rimP gene encoding ribosome maturation factor RimP codes for the protein MTGLERQLTEMLEAPVAASGYELVGLEFIRAGEHSTLRIYIDHENGINVDDCAEVSHQVSAVLDVEDPITVAYNLEVSSPGMERPLFKAAHYQQFLGHEVNVVLKMAVGNRRKWKGVIDAVEGETVTVLVDGQSEQFALSNISKANLIPKF